Part of the Polaribacter sp. Hel1_33_78 genome is shown below.
TTTAAAGGATAAAAGTAATTAAATTAAAGTGATAAATAGTGTTGGATTGGAATTCTGAGGGCTTCTATAATAAAAATATATTTTGATTGAGCGTATTTCACGCCGCTAACTAGTATGAATTTATTTTAAAATTAGATTTCTTGTCATTCATTTTTCACTATTTCGAAACGACACCTGCAAAGAAAATAGATTTCTGCTTTCGAGGGAAGAACAGAAATGTAAATTAACCTTTCAAATGTTTATTAAAAAAAGTGATCGTTCTTTCCCAAGATAATTCAGCAGCTTCTTTATCAAATCTTGGTGTGGTATTGTTATGAAATCCATGATTTACATTAGCATAAAAATGAGCTTCATGCTCAATGTTGTTTTCTTTTAAAGCAATTTCAAAATCTGACCAACCAGCATTTACTCTTTTATCTAAGCCGGCATATTGCAATAATAAAGGAGCTTTAATTTTAACAACGTTTTCTTGCGAAGGTTGTCTTCCATAATAAGGAACAGCTGCAGCTAAATCAGGAATTTTAACGGCCATCATATTAGAAATCCATCCTCCAAAACAAAAACCAACAACTCCCACTTTTCCGTTACAATCTTTGTGTGTTTTTAAGTAATTGTAGGCAGCAATAAAATCTTCTAACATTTCATTTCTATCTCTTTTCTTTTGCATTGCTCTCCCGTCATCATCATTTCCTGGATATCCGCCTAAAGGCGATAATGCGTCTGGAGCCAAAGTTACAAATCCCTCTAAAGCCGTTCTTCTACCGACATCTTCTATATAAGGATTTAGCCCTCTATTTTCATGTACAACTATAATGCCAGGTAGTTTTTTGGTAGTATCTTTTAAGATAGAAAATAATCCTTTTATTTTTTTTCCTCCTTTTGGAGAATCGTAAGTAATAAACTCTGATTTTAGCCTTGGATCATTTGATTTTACACTAATAGAGTCCAAATAATTTGGAGAAATAAAACTTAATAAAGCGGGCAGGGTGATTGCGCCAACAGCATATAGAGATAGCTTTTGAAGAAACTCTTTTCTATCCATTTTGTTGTGAGCATAGTCATCATATAAGTCAAACACCTCTTGACTAATGTCTTCTTTTTTAAGTTCCTTCATTTTGCTGAAATTTATGGGTTTTTAGATTTTCAACTAAGATAATTAAAAAAAAGGTAAAGCAAATTTAAGAGCAAATTTTGCAGTCTTATTTTTTGAAATTTTACTGTAAAGTTCGCTATCAAACTGGGGTTATTTTTTTAAAAATAAATATGGTATAATAGAATGAACCGTTTATGATTTTATAAACGGCTCATGTCTCAATATATTTATTGTGTACTTGTTTTTATTTATTTCTGACCTTTTTTAAACCCATATAGATTTTGAGCGATAAAAGTAGTTGGAAATTTATCATCACCTTTAAAGCCAATTTCTGCGTTTCCGCTATCTTCTGGAACGTAGTTTGTTTTAAAAATATAATCCCAAAGACTAAGACTAATTCCATAATTCATTCCATTTCTTCCTTCCGGTACTTCATATGCATGATGATATAAGTGCATCACTGGATTATTTATTACATATTTAAAGATTCCCCAAGTAATTTTAATATTGGCATGATTAAAGTGACCAATGGCAATGGTGATAAAATGAACAATATATGCTTGCTCAGGTTCAAAACCACCAAGAATCATTACACCAAAAGTTTTTAGTGGTTTATAAAAAATGTTTTCCATCCAGTGGTATCTTAAATGCGCAGCAAAGCCCATTTCTTTTACACTGTGGTGCACTTTATGAAATTTCCATAAGAAAGGGTATTTATGCAATAATACATGGGTAAACCATTGAACGAAGTCAAGTATAATAAAGAATACCAATAATTGTAACCAAGGAGCCCAATGTGACATATCGAAAATAACGAGACTTTTAGCAGTGATGTTAAATTCACCAAATAATATCCCTAAAATCTTGTAAACTCCGCTAATTACAATTGAGAAAGCGAAAAAATTAAAAAACATATAAAATGCATCTAACCAAAAATCTCTTCTAAATATAGCTTGTTGTTTTCTCCAGGGAAAGACAATTTCTAAACCCCATACAAGCAGGGAGATTACAATAAGACCCCAGAAATAATTTGTGTACCAAGGCACTTCAAGAATTATGGACTTCCATGTCCAATCTGCCGTTCCAATAAAAGCATTTATAAATGCATCTAAATATTTTTCCATTTTATTTTAATTTTTAAATATATTAATTTTTTAATGTATACCAGTCAATATTTGTTAAAATCATACGCCTACCTTTTGCAGTTGGAGGGTAATTTGTAACTAAATAGTTTACAATAACCTCTTGATTACTTCCTAAATCCCATAGGTTTTGTGTTTCTTGCATCCATTTAATTGTTGCATTCCAACTCTCAGTAGACATTTTATTTTGAACGACTAATTTTGCAGAATGGCAATTCGTACAATTATTAACAACCGTCATTAAACCTTCTGCGTCTATTAAACCTGTTCTAATATGAATTCCATTTTCAATTTTATCTTCATCTTCAATAATAGTACTATATATAAGTTTAGATTCTTTATTTCCAAAAATTGAAAATGAAGGATCGTATACCGCAAAAAGAAGTAAAACAGAAGCTATAAAGGAAAACAACATAGCTATATAAGCTGTTTTCTCTGCTTTTTTAATTTTTTTTTGAAACTCTTTATCATCTTTCATTAGATAATTTTTACAGCAATTCTATGACAAGCATTGTTTAAATACCCTTTCGGGTTCCAGCCTGGTAAAAGCATGGGTTGCGCAATATTATGAGTGTCTGTTGCTTTTGCCCAAACTTCGTAATACCCTTTTTTTGGAAAATTTATGGAAGCTGAAAAATGTTGCCAAGCTAATCGATTTGTTGGTTTTTCTACAGAACAAATGGTCCATGTTGCTCCAAAATCTATTGAATATTCCATTTTTACAACCTCTAGTTCTCCAGCCCAGGCATGACCTCTTATGTTTAAAGCTTTTCCTTCGTTAATGAGCGCGCCCGTTTTAGGGTATGTGATTATGGATTTAACAGGCATCGATTCTATAATGCACATGTCTTCATCTTTTACTTTTTCTCCCGGAGCAACTGGGTTACAAGGTACTCGATAAGCAGTTCCTGTCATTTTTGTGCCATCATGCACTTTGTTTCGAATACTAATTCTTTGAACCCACTTGCCAGAAACTGAAGCTGGCCAACCACCGGCAATTAAACGTAGTGGGTATCCGTGAATTAGTGGAATAGCTTCGTTATTCATTTGAAAAGCTAAAATGGTTTCATCTTGCAGTGCTTTTGGCAATGGGCAGCCTCTAGAAATAGGTTCTTTTTTAGGGTCTCCACTTAAATGAGTGTCTGTAGAATGATATCCAATATAAACAGCATTACTCTTGATGCCTGCATCTTCTAATACGTCTCGTAAGCGCACACCCGTCCAAGACGCACAATGCACGGCGCCAATAGTCCATTGATTCCCTTTTGCTGGTGGATCAAATTCACTTCGTCCATTACCGCCACATTCTAATGTTAATTGATAGGTATGGTGTTTAAATTTGGATTTTAAATCACTAAGAGTATATGTTTTTTTGTTTTTAACAGATTCCCCATCAATGGTAAGCGTCCAAGTTTCTGGGTTGATTTCTTCTGGGGTAGTTCCATTATTTCGAATAAACATAGATGAGTTGGGTGTAATCTTGTCATCTAATAAATGAGCTTGCGCTTCAATATTCCAGGGTTTGTCATTTAAAATAATCATTTCTTTATTCTTACTGAACATTTTAAAAGGGTCTGGATCTTGCAATGCTAAAGGAGTATAGCCGTCAAGCATTTTGGAACCAAAAACAATTTCTGCGCTTATAAGTGCAGTAAAAGAACTTAGAACGGTTTTTTTTATAAAAGATCTTCTTCTCACAATACTAAAATTATATGGTTATATAAATAACATACAAGTTACATGTAATTTCATTCTTTTTGTGTAACTAATGTTACACAAAAAGAATGAAATTACTTTTAAATTGCATAATTCTTAGTAAGATAAATAACACAGTCATGAAGATAATGAAAAAAGATTTCGAAACTCGTTTTACCGGTTGGGCGTTTATTTTAGCAGCAGCACTATTGTGGTTTGGTTGGGCGCTTTCACCTCATCATATTGGTGAATATATAGTGTCTTCAGATTTTACTGAAATAGGAAAGAATGTGTGGTATTGGATATGGATGTATCGTATTCATATTTTTGGTTGGGTTACTATGGGTATTTCAATGTTCGCATTGATGTCCATTATTTCAAGTAAACCTTATCGGGTGGTTATAGTTCCTGGAGCAGGAATGGTTATTGTTGGTACCTTTACTTTAGCGATTGCTAATGCATATTTTTACAATTTTGGTGCTTGGGGTGTTGGACAAACAGCGGGTATGTCTGCTGTGGAAGTTATAGAATTTATGGATAATATTTTATTTACAAATCAGTATGTTACTTGTTTTATACGTTTTGGACGTATTTTCTCTGGCGTAGGATTGGTTTTGTTGGGCTTTGCTTTTATTAAATGGAGAATAGTTAGCACTTGGTTGGGTTGGTTTACAACGCTAATAGGTCTGGCAGCCATGGTGATTATTTTGTCTATTCCGGATAATTATGAAATTTATAAACCTTTATTT
Proteins encoded:
- a CDS encoding dienelactone hydrolase family protein; translation: MKELKKEDISQEVFDLYDDYAHNKMDRKEFLQKLSLYAVGAITLPALLSFISPNYLDSISVKSNDPRLKSEFITYDSPKGGKKIKGLFSILKDTTKKLPGIIVVHENRGLNPYIEDVGRRTALEGFVTLAPDALSPLGGYPGNDDDGRAMQKKRDRNEMLEDFIAAYNYLKTHKDCNGKVGVVGFCFGGWISNMMAVKIPDLAAAVPYYGRQPSQENVVKIKAPLLLQYAGLDKRVNAGWSDFEIALKENNIEHEAHFYANVNHGFHNNTTPRFDKEAAELSWERTITFFNKHLKG
- a CDS encoding sterol desaturase family protein; the encoded protein is MEKYLDAFINAFIGTADWTWKSIILEVPWYTNYFWGLIVISLLVWGLEIVFPWRKQQAIFRRDFWLDAFYMFFNFFAFSIVISGVYKILGILFGEFNITAKSLVIFDMSHWAPWLQLLVFFIILDFVQWFTHVLLHKYPFLWKFHKVHHSVKEMGFAAHLRYHWMENIFYKPLKTFGVMILGGFEPEQAYIVHFITIAIGHFNHANIKITWGIFKYVINNPVMHLYHHAYEVPEGRNGMNYGISLSLWDYIFKTNYVPEDSGNAEIGFKGDDKFPTTFIAQNLYGFKKGQK
- a CDS encoding monoheme cytochrome C — its product is MKDDKEFQKKIKKAEKTAYIAMLFSFIASVLLLFAVYDPSFSIFGNKESKLIYSTIIEDEDKIENGIHIRTGLIDAEGLMTVVNNCTNCHSAKLVVQNKMSTESWNATIKWMQETQNLWDLGSNQEVIVNYLVTNYPPTAKGRRMILTNIDWYTLKN
- a CDS encoding sulfite oxidase; the encoded protein is MRRRSFIKKTVLSSFTALISAEIVFGSKMLDGYTPLALQDPDPFKMFSKNKEMIILNDKPWNIEAQAHLLDDKITPNSSMFIRNNGTTPEEINPETWTLTIDGESVKNKKTYTLSDLKSKFKHHTYQLTLECGGNGRSEFDPPAKGNQWTIGAVHCASWTGVRLRDVLEDAGIKSNAVYIGYHSTDTHLSGDPKKEPISRGCPLPKALQDETILAFQMNNEAIPLIHGYPLRLIAGGWPASVSGKWVQRISIRNKVHDGTKMTGTAYRVPCNPVAPGEKVKDEDMCIIESMPVKSIITYPKTGALINEGKALNIRGHAWAGELEVVKMEYSIDFGATWTICSVEKPTNRLAWQHFSASINFPKKGYYEVWAKATDTHNIAQPMLLPGWNPKGYLNNACHRIAVKII